Proteins from a genomic interval of Polaribacter sp. Q13:
- a CDS encoding McrC family protein, which translates to MVKQHKISVFEHQKLYIGTQGFKQTHLDALLKLNEYHDGNYFEPIAKGIRFNQYVGVIQVDGLIIEINPKADKDDEDYKWKGVLLKMLKACGKIKADSSGDANVKRQHLNLLEIYFELYLKEVEILVRKGFIKQYRKQTKNTKALKGKLEFAGNIRHNIVHKERFYTTHQVYDSNHFLHQVLYKALTIVSQFTKGTRLQDSTNRVLLSFPEVDTKTITAKQLNTIILNRKSNSYKPALVLARLIILNYSPDIASGKEKMLSLLFDMNQLWEEYVLKQLQKASEGTDIKVSGQESKSFWGANSLRPDIVLRKGNQTYIIDTKWKRPQKSSASVSDLRQMYAYCRFWDAEKAVLLYPGETSENKFKSYLTDDYSIHSEEPKEIDHQCKMGFVSVLDNDGNLRNNIATDILKLLDFEE; encoded by the coding sequence TTGGTAAAACAGCATAAAATATCCGTTTTCGAACACCAAAAATTATACATTGGTACACAAGGTTTTAAACAAACGCATTTAGATGCGCTTTTAAAACTAAACGAATACCATGATGGCAATTATTTTGAACCTATAGCAAAAGGGATTCGATTTAATCAATATGTTGGCGTTATTCAGGTTGATGGTTTGATTATAGAGATTAATCCAAAAGCAGATAAAGATGATGAAGATTACAAGTGGAAAGGTGTTTTATTAAAAATGCTGAAAGCTTGTGGAAAAATTAAAGCAGATTCCTCTGGAGATGCAAATGTAAAAAGACAACATCTTAATTTATTAGAAATCTATTTTGAATTGTACTTAAAAGAAGTAGAAATCTTGGTTCGAAAAGGTTTCATCAAACAATATAGAAAACAAACTAAAAATACAAAAGCACTAAAAGGAAAGCTAGAATTTGCAGGAAACATAAGACATAATATCGTTCATAAAGAACGTTTTTATACAACGCATCAAGTGTATGATAGCAACCATTTTTTACATCAAGTATTGTACAAAGCGTTAACTATTGTAAGTCAATTTACAAAAGGCACAAGATTGCAAGACTCAACAAATAGAGTTCTGTTAAGTTTTCCTGAAGTAGATACCAAAACCATTACCGCAAAACAGTTAAATACAATTATATTAAACAGAAAATCGAATAGCTATAAACCTGCCTTAGTTTTAGCACGATTGATTATTTTAAATTACTCTCCAGATATTGCGAGCGGAAAAGAAAAAATGTTGTCTTTATTGTTTGACATGAATCAACTTTGGGAAGAATATGTTTTAAAACAACTCCAAAAAGCGTCTGAAGGAACAGATATTAAAGTTTCAGGACAAGAATCAAAATCATTTTGGGGAGCCAATAGTTTAAGACCTGATATTGTTTTAAGAAAAGGGAATCAAACCTACATTATAGACACCAAATGGAAACGACCTCAAAAAAGTTCTGCTTCTGTAAGTGATTTACGTCAAATGTATGCCTATTGTCGTTTTTGGGATGCAGAGAAAGCCGTTTTATTGTATCCTGGAGAAACATCTGAAAATAAATTTAAATCGTACTTAACGGATGATTACTCAATCCATAGTGAAGAACCTAAAGAAATTGATCATCAATGTAAAATGGGGTTTGTTTCTGTTTTAGATAATGATGGTAATCTTAGAAATAACATTGCTACTGATATTTTAAAGTTATTGGATTTTGAGGAATAA
- the aroC gene encoding chorismate synthase, with translation MSFNSFGNLLKVTTYGESHGTAIGGVIDGFPAGLELDFEAIQNELDRRKPGQSKIVTQRKEPDTVEFLSGIFEGKTTGTSIGFIIRNTNQKSKDYNHNTNVYRPSHADFTYDKKFGNRDYRGGGRSSARETANWVVAGALAKQLITSMNINAFTSSVGDIFIDKPYQDLDFSKTESNIVRCPDEVSAEKMITKIQEIRKAGDTIGGTVTCVAQNVPVGLGEPIFQKLHAQLGSAMLSINAVKGFEFGSGFCGAKMKGSEHNDIFNEDGSTQSNLSGGIQGGISNGMDIYFRVAFKPVATIMSSQQTINSEYEITEITGKGRHDPCVVPRAVPIVEAMTALVLADFWLINKSRKL, from the coding sequence ATGTCATTTAATTCCTTTGGAAATTTATTAAAAGTAACAACGTATGGAGAATCTCATGGAACTGCTATTGGTGGTGTTATAGATGGTTTCCCTGCCGGATTAGAGCTCGATTTTGAAGCCATTCAAAATGAGTTAGATAGACGTAAACCTGGGCAATCTAAAATAGTTACTCAGCGTAAAGAACCAGATACAGTTGAATTTCTTTCGGGAATCTTTGAAGGAAAAACAACAGGTACTTCTATTGGTTTTATTATTAGAAACACCAATCAGAAATCTAAAGATTACAATCACAATACCAATGTGTACAGACCTTCTCATGCAGACTTTACGTATGATAAGAAGTTTGGAAATAGAGATTATAGAGGTGGTGGAAGAAGTTCTGCCCGTGAAACGGCCAATTGGGTAGTTGCTGGTGCTTTGGCTAAACAGCTAATTACTAGCATGAATATCAATGCTTTTACATCTTCTGTTGGAGATATTTTTATAGACAAACCATATCAAGATTTAGATTTTTCTAAAACTGAAAGTAATATTGTGCGTTGTCCGGATGAAGTTTCTGCAGAAAAAATGATTACAAAAATACAAGAAATCAGAAAAGCAGGAGATACTATTGGTGGTACCGTAACTTGTGTTGCCCAAAATGTACCTGTAGGTTTAGGAGAACCAATTTTTCAAAAATTACATGCGCAATTAGGTAGTGCGATGTTATCTATAAATGCCGTAAAAGGTTTTGAATTTGGAAGCGGTTTTTGTGGTGCAAAAATGAAAGGCTCAGAACACAACGACATCTTTAACGAAGATGGTTCTACACAATCTAATTTATCTGGAGGTATACAAGGCGGAATTAGTAATGGTATGGATATCTACTTTAGAGTCGCTTTTAAGCCTGTTGCAACCATTATGAGTTCTCAACAGACTATTAACTCAGAATATGAAATTACAGAGATTACAGGTAAAGGAAGACATGATCCTTGTGTTGTACCTAGAGCTGTACCTATTGTAGAAGCAATGACTGCTTTGGTTTTAGCGGATTTTTGGTTGATTAATAAATCTAGGAAATTATAA
- a CDS encoding DUF3467 domain-containing protein: protein MEENQNKDGQINIELDQVIAEGTYSNLAIINHSMSEFIVDFINIMPGVPKAKVKSRIILTPQHAKRLTQALADNVRKFEEQHGEIKDYEQPPIPMNFGPTGQA, encoded by the coding sequence ATGGAAGAAAATCAAAACAAAGACGGACAAATAAATATTGAATTAGATCAAGTAATTGCGGAAGGAACCTATTCTAACTTGGCAATTATCAACCACTCTATGTCAGAATTTATTGTAGATTTTATTAATATCATGCCAGGAGTGCCAAAAGCAAAAGTAAAATCTAGAATTATACTAACACCACAACACGCCAAACGCTTAACACAAGCTTTAGCAGATAATGTTAGAAAATTTGAGGAGCAACATGGTGAAATTAAGGATTACGAGCAACCTCCAATTCCAATGAATTTTGGACCAACGGGACAGGCATAA